The Carnobacterium sp. 17-4 genome has a window encoding:
- a CDS encoding Cof-type HAD-IIB family hydrolase yields the protein MQKKMIFFDIDGTLVNDQKIIPESTKLAIKELKNKGHEVAIATGRNLFMAQNIIDELEISHYVVCNGAAGYLHKEQVYENPLDQAQLEKLIKVADSNNHQIIYETPAKLRRRNEEADVKITTAMKSVGYGVPKYDRDFYLHNSLVQCLLFYREDEKQFYESGQFSKFRFVRWHDSGVDVLPHNGSKANTVLRVALENGYSVENIIAFGDGLNDLEMIEKVGTGVAMGNALESVKLRADKVTKSCNEDGIYIALKELGLI from the coding sequence ATGCAAAAGAAAATGATTTTTTTTGATATCGATGGAACATTAGTCAATGATCAAAAAATAATTCCAGAGAGCACAAAATTAGCGATTAAAGAACTAAAAAATAAAGGCCATGAAGTAGCTATTGCTACTGGAAGAAATTTATTTATGGCTCAAAATATCATAGATGAATTAGAAATTAGCCATTACGTTGTTTGTAATGGAGCAGCAGGATACTTACATAAGGAACAAGTTTACGAAAATCCGTTGGATCAGGCTCAACTAGAGAAACTTATTAAAGTGGCGGATTCAAATAACCATCAGATCATTTATGAAACACCAGCTAAGCTGAGAAGAAGAAATGAGGAAGCTGATGTTAAAATTACAACAGCTATGAAATCTGTAGGTTATGGCGTTCCTAAATACGACCGAGATTTTTACTTACACAACTCTTTAGTACAATGTTTGCTGTTTTACCGTGAAGACGAAAAACAATTTTATGAAAGTGGTCAGTTTTCAAAATTCCGCTTTGTCAGATGGCATGATTCTGGAGTAGATGTATTGCCGCATAATGGATCAAAAGCGAATACAGTTTTGAGAGTAGCTTTAGAAAATGGATATAGTGTAGAAAACATCATTGCATTTGGTGACGGCTTAAATGATTTAGAAATGATTGAAAAAGTTGGAACTGGAGTAGCTATGGGAAATGCTTTAGAAAGTGTAAAGTTGAGAGCCGATAAAGTAACAAAAAGTTGTAATGAAGATGGAATTTATATTGCATTGAAAGAACTAGGTTTGATATAA
- a CDS encoding site-specific integrase translates to MTTINKYKTKDGKTAYKFNAYLGTDSMTGKKKRTTRQGFKTKKEATLALSRLKLDIEMNGFKKSSTSKFKDVYELWIVQYKNTVKESTLNKTLELFNNHILPIFGDLYMDKITVVFCQAALNDWYKRLQKYKAISNYASRIFDYAITISAVEINPFKKVSMPIRKVDVEEEKVLNFYNKEELTLFFDHLKRENKPLQLALFRTLAFTGARKGEILALQWRDINFTDNTIKINKTVTFGLDNVLIIQTPKTKTSVRSISMDPQTMKILKSWKKTQKETYFKLGFNTLNPTQLVFPSTKNTVMQPPKVGKYLDRLVNLYELKRITPHGFRHTHCSLLFEAGASVKEVQDRLGHSNIQTTMNIYAHVTEKAKENTADKFAKYVNF, encoded by the coding sequence ATGACAACAATCAATAAATATAAAACAAAAGACGGTAAGACAGCTTATAAATTTAATGCATATCTTGGAACGGATTCTATGACCGGTAAAAAGAAACGGACAACTAGACAAGGCTTTAAAACAAAAAAAGAAGCCACTCTAGCTCTTTCTAGATTAAAACTAGATATAGAGATGAATGGCTTTAAAAAGTCCAGCACAAGCAAATTTAAGGACGTCTATGAGCTGTGGATTGTTCAATACAAGAATACAGTTAAGGAAAGTACATTAAATAAAACATTAGAATTATTCAACAACCATATCTTGCCTATATTCGGTGACTTGTACATGGACAAAATAACTGTGGTCTTTTGTCAGGCAGCTTTGAATGACTGGTACAAACGTCTGCAAAAGTACAAAGCTATCAGCAACTATGCATCACGTATATTTGATTACGCTATTACTATCAGTGCAGTTGAAATCAATCCTTTTAAAAAGGTTAGTATGCCTATTAGAAAAGTGGATGTTGAAGAAGAAAAAGTTTTAAATTTTTACAATAAAGAAGAATTAACTCTTTTCTTCGATCACTTGAAACGTGAGAACAAACCTTTACAACTAGCTCTGTTCAGAACTTTAGCGTTCACTGGTGCACGTAAAGGAGAAATATTGGCTCTACAATGGCGTGATATTAATTTTACGGATAATACCATTAAAATTAATAAAACTGTTACATTTGGCCTAGATAACGTTCTAATCATACAAACACCTAAAACAAAAACGTCTGTCCGTTCTATCTCAATGGATCCTCAGACAATGAAAATTCTTAAATCTTGGAAGAAAACGCAAAAAGAAACCTATTTTAAATTAGGTTTCAATACACTTAATCCTACTCAATTAGTTTTTCCCAGCACTAAAAATACAGTTATGCAGCCACCTAAAGTTGGAAAATATCTTGACCGCCTGGTAAACCTTTACGAATTGAAGCGGATCACGCCACATGGTTTCCGCCACACTCATTGTTCCCTTCTTTTTGAAGCTGGTGCAAGTGTAAAAGAAGTCCAGGATCGTTTAGGTCATTCAAATATCCAAACTACTATGAATATCTATGCTCATGTAACAGAAAAGGCTAAAGAAAATACGGCTGATAAATTTGCAAAATATGTCAATTTTTAA
- a CDS encoding helix-turn-helix domain-containing protein, translating into MIRCNLKSILDNREISINKLSNDTGISRQSITSLVNNDSKGIQFNTLDTLIEFLDIDLTDIIEYTTSYQQLFIEIDIEKQNDTYEYEVDILPSGLLKNYYGNFVLVDVSEDKKYYCPFHLAVSYVGETLNSYVACHLNYSDDNNLFFREKGIEFNPDKITKTLSSSKSLIEVAYEIINSLIANSFNVYKRSYSNKKFDSIQTNKQGIFNLEFSLLGRKSNPVYEFETKFDKSYIYVVPDMFEGNDNLEVIINELDI; encoded by the coding sequence GTGATTAGATGTAATTTGAAATCAATATTAGATAATAGAGAGATTAGTATAAATAAATTATCAAACGATACGGGTATATCAAGACAATCAATAACATCGCTAGTAAATAATGATAGTAAAGGAATTCAATTCAATACTTTAGATACTTTGATTGAATTCCTAGATATTGATTTAACGGATATTATTGAATACACAACTAGCTACCAGCAATTGTTTATAGAAATTGACATAGAGAAACAAAATGATACTTATGAATATGAGGTAGATATTTTGCCTTCAGGATTACTTAAAAATTATTATGGTAATTTTGTTTTGGTAGATGTATCAGAGGATAAAAAGTACTATTGTCCATTTCATTTAGCCGTTAGCTATGTGGGAGAAACTTTAAATTCATATGTTGCTTGTCATTTAAACTATTCTGATGATAATAATTTGTTTTTTAGAGAGAAAGGTATTGAATTTAATCCAGATAAAATTACTAAAACCTTATCTTCTTCAAAAAGCTTAATTGAAGTTGCTTACGAAATAATCAACAGTTTAATTGCTAATTCATTTAATGTTTATAAACGTTCATATAGTAATAAAAAGTTCGACTCAATACAAACTAACAAACAAGGTATATTTAATCTTGAATTTTCTTTACTAGGACGAAAAAGTAACCCTGTTTATGAATTCGAAACAAAATTTGATAAGAGCTATATTTATGTAGTTCCTGATATGTTTGAAGGTAATGATAATTTAGAAGTAATAATTAATGAGTTAGACATTTAA
- a CDS encoding helix-turn-helix domain-containing protein: MENNFSRLVGERLLTISEIHVATGISRNQLTALYYRRTKGIQFETVKKLCDFLEIPMSELIEYQPEIKGGEK; encoded by the coding sequence ATGGAAAATAACTTTTCAAGGTTAGTTGGAGAACGACTTTTGACAATTAGTGAAATTCATGTTGCTACCGGAATAAGTAGAAATCAATTAACTGCTCTGTATTACAGAAGAACTAAGGGGATTCAATTTGAGACAGTTAAGAAGTTGTGTGATTTTTTGGAAATTCCAATGAGTGAGTTAATCGAATATCAACCAGAAATTAAAGGTGGTGAGAAATAA